A section of the Castanea sativa cultivar Marrone di Chiusa Pesio chromosome 12, ASM4071231v1 genome encodes:
- the LOC142620116 gene encoding rust resistance kinase Lr10-like has protein sequence MLKSFTGRSTKILTPVSILGSFLLLLVVYAFYHVYRYDITEKENQARIEKFLEDYKALKPTRYSYADIKRITNQLTEKLGQGAYVTVFKGKLSSEIHVAVKILNSSTRDGKEFINEVGTMGKIHHVNVVRLVGYCADGFRRALLYEFLPNDSLEKFISPVDSNSFLGWEKLQDIALGVAKGIEYLHQGCDQRILHFDIKPHNILLDQDFNPKISDFGLAKLCAKDQSVVSMTTARGTIGYIAPEVFSRNFGKVSYKSNIYSFGILLLEMVGGRKNVDVNLETATSKIYFPEWIYNLLEQKEDLRVYVEDSGDAKIAKKLAIVGLWCIQWNPTDRPSMKGVVQMLEGKGDKLIMPPNPFASTSSTRVNASMPARRLNQELEVIPKLD, from the exons ATGTTAAAATCTTTTACAGGTagatcaacaaaaatattgactCCTG TTTCCATCTTGGGGTCATTTCTTTTGCTACTAGTGGTCTATGCATTCTACCATGTCTATCGTTATGACataacagaaaaagaaaatcaagcaaGAATTGAAAAGTTTTTGGAGGATTACAAAGCTCTCAAGCCCACAAGGTACTCATATGCCGATATTAAAAGGATTACAAATCAATTAACAGAGAAGTTAGGTCAAGGAGCCTATGTAACAGTGTTCAAAGGAAAGCTTTCTAGTGAAATCCACGTTGCCGTGAAGATCTTGAACAGTTCCACGAGAGATGGGAAAGAATTCATAAATGAAGTGGGAACAATGGGTAAAATCCACCATGTTAATGTAGTTCGCTTGGTTGGCTATTGTGCTGATGGATTTAGAAGAGCTTTACTTTATGAGTTCTTACCAAATGATTCACTAGAGAAGTTCATTTCCCCAGTAGATTCTAACAGTTTTCTTGGTTGGGAAAAGCTACAAGACATTGCTCTAGGTGTAGCAAAAGGAATTGAATATCTTCACCAAGGATGTGATCAACGAATCCTCCATTTTGATATTAAACCTCATAATATTTTGCTAGACCAAGATTTCAATCCCAAAATTTCTGATTTCGGTCTAGCCAAGTTATGTGCAAAGGATCAGAGTGTAGTGTCCATGACTACAGCTAGGGGAACCATCGGTTACATTGCACCTGAAGTGTTCTCTAGGAACTTTGGGAAAGTGTCTTACAAATCAAATATTTATAGTTTTGGAATATTGTTGCTTGAAATGGTTGGAGGGAGAAAAAATGTTGATGTAAATTTGGAGACCGCCACTAGCAAAATATATTTCCCAGAATGGATCTACAATCTATTAGAGCAAAAGGAAGACCTACGAGTCTATGTTGAGGATAGTGGAGATGCTAAAATTGCAAAAAAGTTAGCAATTGTGGGACTTTGGTGCATCCAATGGAACCCAACAGATCGCCCTTCCATGAAAGGTGTGGTTCAAATGTTGGAGGGAAAAGGGGATAAGTTAATTATGCCTCCTAATCCCTTTGCCTCTACAAGCTCAACAAGAGTCAATGCAAGTATGCCTGCAAGGCGTCTAAACCAAGAGTTAGAAGTCATCCCAAAATTAGACTAA